In Malus sylvestris chromosome 16, drMalSylv7.2, whole genome shotgun sequence, the following are encoded in one genomic region:
- the LOC126607256 gene encoding uncharacterized protein LOC126607256, whose translation MALEWVILGYAAAAEAIMVLLLTIPGLDGLRKGLVTVTRNLLKPFLSVVPFCLFLLMDIYWKYETRPSCEGDSCTPSEYLRHQKSIMKSQRNALLIAAALIFYWLLYTVTHLVVRIEQLNQRVERLKNRD comes from the coding sequence ATGGCGTTGGAGTGGGTTATCCTCGGGTACGCCGCTGCCGCGGAGGCGATCATGGTGCTCCTCCTCACGATCCCCGGCCTCGACGGCCTCCGCAAGGGCCTCGTCACTGTCACCCGCAACCTCCTCAAACCGTTTCTCTCGGTGGTGCCGTTCTGCCTCTTCTTGCTCATGGACATCTACTGGAAGTACGAGACTCGCCCGAGCTGCGAAGGCGACTCCTGCACTCCCTCGGAGTACCTCCGCCACCAGAAGTCGATCATGAAGAGCCAGCGCAACGCGCTCTTGATCGCCGCCGCCTTGATCTTCTACTGGCTCCTCTACACCGTCACCCACCTCGTTGTCCGCATCGAGCAGTTGAACCAGCGCGTCGAGCGCTTGAAGAATCGCGACTGA
- the LOC126607245 gene encoding plant UBX domain-containing protein 2-like, with translation MGDMKDKFKGFMKNTFSSSSSGKFKGQGRVLGSSSSSGPADSVLIRPKQTPHSNSKPVPNSNSNSSVASPNPKPSPQKTQIIHQEKTQIPDQSQAEPSFNSKPDRKTETGFDPFDALITPGKRSRNGFTLNVFECPICGQSFRSEDEVSVHVDSCANISVENKSVEGVGVSRSPDNGSESSRSELEARIGTFSSGNPAAGSVEIVLRLLRNIVKEPENVKFRRIRMSNPKIREAIGEVVGGIELLEFVGFELKEEDGEMWAVMEVPREEQINLMKRGIALLEPPKVQEVDISASIASLKVDEPVEPRKVDRQTRVFFSVSESVAARIEVPASFYNLSATELKREAEMRKKKIEDSQMLIPKSFKEKQAKAAKRRYRKTVIRIQFPDGVVLQGVFSPLEPTSSLYEYVSSALKEPSLEFELLNPVALKRRVIPHFPAAGKKAATLADEDLMPSALVKFKPIETDSVVFTGLCNDLLEISEPLTSGSAAAPV, from the exons ATGGGCGACATGAAAGACAAGTTCAAGGGCTTCATGAAGAACACCTTCTCGTCTTCGTCCTCCGGTAAATTCAAGGGCCAAGGCCGAGTCTTGGGATCGTCTTCTTCCTCTGGCCCCGCGGATTCGGTCCTCATTCGCCCTAAGCAGACTCCCCATTCCAATTCCAAACCCGTTCCGAATTCGAATTCAAATTCTTCGGTCGCCTCCCCAAATCCCAAGCCTTCGCCTCAGAAAACGCAGATTATTCATCAGGAGAAAACGCAAATTCCTGATCAGAGCCAGGCGGAGCCGTCGTTCAATTCGAAGCCTGATCGGAAAACGGAAACTGGGTTTGATCCGTTTGACGCTCTGATCACGCCGGGGAAGAGATCCCGGAACGGGTTTACGCTAAATGTCTTCGAATGTCCGATTTGCGGTCAATCGTTTAGGTCGGAAGACGAGGTCTCCGTACATGTAGATAGCTGTGCTAATATTTCGGTGGAGAACAAAAGTGTGGAGGGTGTTGGCGTTTCGCGGTCGCCGGATAACGGGTCTGAGTCGTCAAGGAGCGAATTGGAAGCTCGCATTGGTACATTTTCTTCAGGAAATCCGGCTGCCGGGTCAGTTGAGATTGTTCTGAGGCTGTTGAGGAATATAGTTAAGGAACCGGAGAACGTGAAGTTTAGAAGGATTCGGATGAGTAATCCGAAGATAAGGGAGGCCATTGGTGAGGTTGTGGGAGGCATTGAGTTGCTGGAGTTTGTGGGGTTTGAATTGAAAGAGGAGGATGGGGAGATGTGGGCGGTAATGGAGGTTCCAAGGGAAGAACAAATTAATTTGATGAAAAGGGGAATAGCATTACTGGAACCGCCAAAGGTACAAGAAGTAGATATTTCGGCATCCATTGCTTCATTGAAGGTGGATGAACCAGTTGAACCAAGGAAGGTCGACCGGCAG ACGAGGGTCTTCTTTTCGGTCTCTGAAAGTGTGGCAGCAAGAATTGAGGTACCAGCATCTTTCTACAACCTCTCAGCTACGGAGCTGAAAAGAGAAGCTGAaatgagaaagaagaagattgaAGATTCACAGATGTTGATCCCAAAGTCATTCAAGGAAAAGCAGGCAAAAGCTGCTAAAAGGAGATACAGAAAAACTGTTATCCGGATCCAGTTTCCCGATGGAGTGGTGCTCCAGGGTGTTTTTTCTCCTTTGGAGCCAACTAGCTCTTTGTACGAG TATGTGAGCTCAGCACTGAAAGAGCCTAGTTTGGAATTCGAGCTGTTAAATCCTGTAGCCCTCAAACGGCGGGTGATCCCTCATTTTCCAGCAGCAGGAAAGAAAGCAGCAACACTAGCTGATGAGGATCTGATGCCCTCGGCTCTTGTCAAGTTCAAACCCATCGAAACAGATTCGGTTGTCTTCACAGGGCTGTGTAATGACCTCCTTGAGATAAGTGAACCACTTACGAGCGGTTCAGCTGCTGCTCCTGTGTAA
- the LOC126608679 gene encoding protein TIFY 6A-like isoform X3: protein MERDFLGLNSKEPVVVVKEETNNDGGKDPGYGRGGRAHWPFLSQVSAVPQFMSFKAAQDDRTKKMVPDSFLSSVSAGAFDPCQKQTTCESQKNFNHDRQVTSQGISVPMSNPYLKNHFTTTGQNFSTTTMKHTAPPSALPVTGGSIAGITEPWNNVKTSGSPSQLTIFYAGTVNVYDDISPEKAQALMLLAGNSCSNSSSAAQPKAQAPSAKLAAEDGVPVNQRTNIPPPALSSPLSSVSSHTGSQSVSGSTSTDELMSARTTGRPTSPVNKMEAPETANAVRSVAATSMIPSAVPQARKASLARFLEKRKERVMSAAPYNFDKKSPEYGTPESNGVNFGQQGEQR from the exons ATGGAGAGAGATTTCTTGGGTTTGAACTCAAAGGAGCCAGTGGTTGTGGTGAAGGAGGAGACCAACAACGATGGCGGCAAAGACCCAG GGTATGGAAGAGGTGGAAGGGCACATTGGCCCTTTCTAAGCCAGGTCTCTGCAGTTCCTCAGTTTATGTCCTTCAAAGCTGCTCAAGATGATAGGACTAAAAAAATGGTACCTGATTCATTCTTGTCTTCCGTCTCTGCGGGTGCATTTGACCCTTGTCAAAAACAAACTACATGTGAATCTCAG AAGAACTTCAATCACGATAGGCAAG TTACCAGTCAAGGGATTTCTGTTCCAATGAGCAACCCTTACTTGAAGAATCACTTTACTACTACTGGTCAGAATTTTTCCACAACTACCATGAAGCATACGGCTCCACCTTCAGCTCTTCCCGTTACAGGTGGTTCCATTGCTGGGATCACTGAGCCGTG GAACAATGTCAAGACCTCTGGGTCACCTTCACAATTGACAATCTTTTACGCTGGTACTGTGAATGTCTATGATGATATCTCCCCTGAGAAG GCTCAGGCACTGATGCTTTTGGCTGGAAACAGTTGTTCTAACTCCTCTAGTGCTGCACAGCCCAAAGCTCAAGCACCGAGTGCAAAGTTGGCAGCGGAAGACGGTGTTCCTGTGAATCAGCGTACAAATATACCCCCACCTGCTCTTTCTAGCCCCTTATCATCTGTTTCTTCACATACTGGTTCCCAGTCAGTAAGTGGGTCCACCAGCACTGATGAACTAATGTCAGCTAGAACGACCGGACGTCCAACCAGTCCTGTTAACAAAATGGAGGCTCCAGAAACAGCAAATGCAGTTCGATCTGTTGCTGCGACTTCTATGATTCCTTCTG CTGTTCCACAGGCTCGCAAAGCATCCTTGGCTCGATTTTTAGAGAAGCGCAAGGAAAG GGTGATGAGTGCAGCACCATACAATTTCGACAAGAAATCACCGGAATATGGCACTCCGGAATCCAACGGAGTGAATTTTGGTCAACAAGGAGAACAACGATGA
- the LOC126608679 gene encoding protein TIFY 6B-like isoform X1: MERDFLGLNSKEPVVVVKEETNNDGGKDPGYGRGGRAHWPFLSQVSAVPQFMSFKAAQDDRTKKMVPDSFLSSVSAGAFDPCQKQTTCESQKNFNHDRQGGIHFSLTAYPRQRYMHSVHRPHDTKMISVTSQGISVPMSNPYLKNHFTTTGQNFSTTTMKHTAPPSALPVTGGSIAGITEPWNNVKTSGSPSQLTIFYAGTVNVYDDISPEKAQALMLLAGNSCSNSSSAAQPKAQAPSAKLAAEDGVPVNQRTNIPPPALSSPLSSVSSHTGSQSVSGSTSTDELMSARTTGRPTSPVNKMEAPETANAVRSVAATSMIPSAVPQARKASLARFLEKRKERVMSAAPYNFDKKSPEYGTPESNGVNFGQQGEQR, from the exons ATGGAGAGAGATTTCTTGGGTTTGAACTCAAAGGAGCCAGTGGTTGTGGTGAAGGAGGAGACCAACAACGATGGCGGCAAAGACCCAG GGTATGGAAGAGGTGGAAGGGCACATTGGCCCTTTCTAAGCCAGGTCTCTGCAGTTCCTCAGTTTATGTCCTTCAAAGCTGCTCAAGATGATAGGACTAAAAAAATGGTACCTGATTCATTCTTGTCTTCCGTCTCTGCGGGTGCATTTGACCCTTGTCAAAAACAAACTACATGTGAATCTCAG AAGAACTTCAATCACGATAGGCAAGGTGGGATTCATTTTTCTCTGACAGCTTATCCTAGGCAACGTTATATGCATTCTGTGCACCGTCCTCATGATACAAAGATGATTTCAGTTACCAGTCAAGGGATTTCTGTTCCAATGAGCAACCCTTACTTGAAGAATCACTTTACTACTACTGGTCAGAATTTTTCCACAACTACCATGAAGCATACGGCTCCACCTTCAGCTCTTCCCGTTACAGGTGGTTCCATTGCTGGGATCACTGAGCCGTG GAACAATGTCAAGACCTCTGGGTCACCTTCACAATTGACAATCTTTTACGCTGGTACTGTGAATGTCTATGATGATATCTCCCCTGAGAAG GCTCAGGCACTGATGCTTTTGGCTGGAAACAGTTGTTCTAACTCCTCTAGTGCTGCACAGCCCAAAGCTCAAGCACCGAGTGCAAAGTTGGCAGCGGAAGACGGTGTTCCTGTGAATCAGCGTACAAATATACCCCCACCTGCTCTTTCTAGCCCCTTATCATCTGTTTCTTCACATACTGGTTCCCAGTCAGTAAGTGGGTCCACCAGCACTGATGAACTAATGTCAGCTAGAACGACCGGACGTCCAACCAGTCCTGTTAACAAAATGGAGGCTCCAGAAACAGCAAATGCAGTTCGATCTGTTGCTGCGACTTCTATGATTCCTTCTG CTGTTCCACAGGCTCGCAAAGCATCCTTGGCTCGATTTTTAGAGAAGCGCAAGGAAAG GGTGATGAGTGCAGCACCATACAATTTCGACAAGAAATCACCGGAATATGGCACTCCGGAATCCAACGGAGTGAATTTTGGTCAACAAGGAGAACAACGATGA
- the LOC126608679 gene encoding protein TIFY 6A-like isoform X4: MERDFLGLNSKEPVVVVKEETNNDGGKDPGYGRGGRAHWPFLSQVSAVPQFMSFKAAQDDRTKKMVPDSFLSSVSAGAFDPCQKQTTCESQNFNHDRQVTSQGISVPMSNPYLKNHFTTTGQNFSTTTMKHTAPPSALPVTGGSIAGITEPWNNVKTSGSPSQLTIFYAGTVNVYDDISPEKAQALMLLAGNSCSNSSSAAQPKAQAPSAKLAAEDGVPVNQRTNIPPPALSSPLSSVSSHTGSQSVSGSTSTDELMSARTTGRPTSPVNKMEAPETANAVRSVAATSMIPSAVPQARKASLARFLEKRKERVMSAAPYNFDKKSPEYGTPESNGVNFGQQGEQR, translated from the exons ATGGAGAGAGATTTCTTGGGTTTGAACTCAAAGGAGCCAGTGGTTGTGGTGAAGGAGGAGACCAACAACGATGGCGGCAAAGACCCAG GGTATGGAAGAGGTGGAAGGGCACATTGGCCCTTTCTAAGCCAGGTCTCTGCAGTTCCTCAGTTTATGTCCTTCAAAGCTGCTCAAGATGATAGGACTAAAAAAATGGTACCTGATTCATTCTTGTCTTCCGTCTCTGCGGGTGCATTTGACCCTTGTCAAAAACAAACTACATGTGAATCTCAG AACTTCAATCACGATAGGCAAG TTACCAGTCAAGGGATTTCTGTTCCAATGAGCAACCCTTACTTGAAGAATCACTTTACTACTACTGGTCAGAATTTTTCCACAACTACCATGAAGCATACGGCTCCACCTTCAGCTCTTCCCGTTACAGGTGGTTCCATTGCTGGGATCACTGAGCCGTG GAACAATGTCAAGACCTCTGGGTCACCTTCACAATTGACAATCTTTTACGCTGGTACTGTGAATGTCTATGATGATATCTCCCCTGAGAAG GCTCAGGCACTGATGCTTTTGGCTGGAAACAGTTGTTCTAACTCCTCTAGTGCTGCACAGCCCAAAGCTCAAGCACCGAGTGCAAAGTTGGCAGCGGAAGACGGTGTTCCTGTGAATCAGCGTACAAATATACCCCCACCTGCTCTTTCTAGCCCCTTATCATCTGTTTCTTCACATACTGGTTCCCAGTCAGTAAGTGGGTCCACCAGCACTGATGAACTAATGTCAGCTAGAACGACCGGACGTCCAACCAGTCCTGTTAACAAAATGGAGGCTCCAGAAACAGCAAATGCAGTTCGATCTGTTGCTGCGACTTCTATGATTCCTTCTG CTGTTCCACAGGCTCGCAAAGCATCCTTGGCTCGATTTTTAGAGAAGCGCAAGGAAAG GGTGATGAGTGCAGCACCATACAATTTCGACAAGAAATCACCGGAATATGGCACTCCGGAATCCAACGGAGTGAATTTTGGTCAACAAGGAGAACAACGATGA
- the LOC126608679 gene encoding protein TIFY 6A-like isoform X2: MERDFLGLNSKEPVVVVKEETNNDGGKDPGYGRGGRAHWPFLSQVSAVPQFMSFKAAQDDRTKKMVPDSFLSSVSAGAFDPCQKQTTCESQNFNHDRQGGIHFSLTAYPRQRYMHSVHRPHDTKMISVTSQGISVPMSNPYLKNHFTTTGQNFSTTTMKHTAPPSALPVTGGSIAGITEPWNNVKTSGSPSQLTIFYAGTVNVYDDISPEKAQALMLLAGNSCSNSSSAAQPKAQAPSAKLAAEDGVPVNQRTNIPPPALSSPLSSVSSHTGSQSVSGSTSTDELMSARTTGRPTSPVNKMEAPETANAVRSVAATSMIPSAVPQARKASLARFLEKRKERVMSAAPYNFDKKSPEYGTPESNGVNFGQQGEQR; the protein is encoded by the exons ATGGAGAGAGATTTCTTGGGTTTGAACTCAAAGGAGCCAGTGGTTGTGGTGAAGGAGGAGACCAACAACGATGGCGGCAAAGACCCAG GGTATGGAAGAGGTGGAAGGGCACATTGGCCCTTTCTAAGCCAGGTCTCTGCAGTTCCTCAGTTTATGTCCTTCAAAGCTGCTCAAGATGATAGGACTAAAAAAATGGTACCTGATTCATTCTTGTCTTCCGTCTCTGCGGGTGCATTTGACCCTTGTCAAAAACAAACTACATGTGAATCTCAG AACTTCAATCACGATAGGCAAGGTGGGATTCATTTTTCTCTGACAGCTTATCCTAGGCAACGTTATATGCATTCTGTGCACCGTCCTCATGATACAAAGATGATTTCAGTTACCAGTCAAGGGATTTCTGTTCCAATGAGCAACCCTTACTTGAAGAATCACTTTACTACTACTGGTCAGAATTTTTCCACAACTACCATGAAGCATACGGCTCCACCTTCAGCTCTTCCCGTTACAGGTGGTTCCATTGCTGGGATCACTGAGCCGTG GAACAATGTCAAGACCTCTGGGTCACCTTCACAATTGACAATCTTTTACGCTGGTACTGTGAATGTCTATGATGATATCTCCCCTGAGAAG GCTCAGGCACTGATGCTTTTGGCTGGAAACAGTTGTTCTAACTCCTCTAGTGCTGCACAGCCCAAAGCTCAAGCACCGAGTGCAAAGTTGGCAGCGGAAGACGGTGTTCCTGTGAATCAGCGTACAAATATACCCCCACCTGCTCTTTCTAGCCCCTTATCATCTGTTTCTTCACATACTGGTTCCCAGTCAGTAAGTGGGTCCACCAGCACTGATGAACTAATGTCAGCTAGAACGACCGGACGTCCAACCAGTCCTGTTAACAAAATGGAGGCTCCAGAAACAGCAAATGCAGTTCGATCTGTTGCTGCGACTTCTATGATTCCTTCTG CTGTTCCACAGGCTCGCAAAGCATCCTTGGCTCGATTTTTAGAGAAGCGCAAGGAAAG GGTGATGAGTGCAGCACCATACAATTTCGACAAGAAATCACCGGAATATGGCACTCCGGAATCCAACGGAGTGAATTTTGGTCAACAAGGAGAACAACGATGA